Genomic segment of Bdellovibrio bacteriovorus:
GCAATCCTTTTATTAAAACCCAACGCCTCTTATTCCAAGGCGGCGATTGATGCTTCTAACTGCGACGTTAAAAAGATGAATGTGAAAACGGAAGCCAAATTCAAGCAGTCCGTGACGTGCTCGTACACTCCGGCCATTCTTGCTTACTATCCGATTTCTAGAATTTTAGGCAACGTCGGTCGCGTTCCGGTAGCCGTTATTCGTTCCATGGATCGGGACGTCCATTCTCGTCAGACTGACAAAGCTATTGCCCATTTTCAGAATAGTGCTGATGAAATTAAATACTCTTGGAATGCCATGGGGAAAGTTCATAAAAATCCCGCGAACTACCCAACCGTCATTGATGGAACTTTGAGCCAGATTTACGGAGCTCTTTCCGATAATATTAAAAACGAAGAGCAATATGTTGAAGTCAGTGGCAAAGGCTCGTATGACACGCGCTATGAGCGTTTTTTACAGCAGCCTCCATTCTTAAAAGTTTCTGGCTCTCAAACAGTTGAACAAATGTTGGGAACAAAAGACTTTGCAACCGTGGCGCAGACCGTAACTCAGATGAAGGATGTGTCGGATTTAGTTCTCTTAGACACTCTGATGAATCAACAAGACCGTATTGGAAACATTCACTATAAATTTTATTGGTACGCCGCGAACCCATCGACCCAAAAGATCGAACGCATGAAGTCCGAAGCAAAGTGGGTGGGAAATCAATTGCAAGTCCCGCAAGCGGAAAGAGATTTGATGGCTGGAAAGCAAGCCGCTCTTATCAAAGAAATGGTTCTTAAGGACAATGACTGCGGCATCGTTAAAACCAACATGATGAGACGAGTGAGCGCATTGGAAAAAGTCCGACATATGAGCTACAACACTTACCGTCGCTTTATGGCTTTTGAGCGCACGTTAAAAGATGCCTACACCAAAGATTATTTCATGAAAGAGATGCTTTTCACTTCTAGCGACTACGGTGTCCTAGTGGGAAATGCGTCTAAAGCAAAACAAATCCTGCTTTCAAAATGCCAAGCTGGCGAATTGATTTTCGACGTGGATCTTGAAACATACATCCCAGGCGCGACGAAACCTTCTTATCGTTGTGATCTATAGTTTATCGATAAAGGATTCCTGACGAGACCACGTCAGGAATCCCTAAGTGAGTCGCCATAGAGTTGCCAAACTTAGAAAACGACCCGCCGACCAATCCAAACTTACGAATCAGATCAATCATCCAAAGCGGAATTTTCTTTTCACACTTCAGTTCTAAAACCACGCACTTTCCCGGCTCTTCAAAAGATTCCGGGTGATCGTAATGCGACAAAAGCTTCTCGTTGGGCGTAACAGTCCAAGTGTTCGCTTCGTGAAAACGCAGGTCGCGGTCAAAGGTCACACGGGCATAGTCATCAACGTGGGATATATACGCCTTCCGACGATACTGAGTCAGTATGACGGGGCCGACGTTGTAAGTGATTTTCTGTCTTAGAAAGTCCTCAAGATTACCTTTGGAGCCTTCCTCGACATTCTCCGGAATAGTGTCGTATTCCAGAATATCCGACCAGTTGGGAATAGACACCTTTGCTCGTTTCTTTTTAACGAACTCTCGCACCTTGTACTTCACTTCAAAAAAATAGGGAGGCGCTGTTCCCGCTCCATAAGACCTGATTCGCATATTAAAACTAAAGGCATTAGCGCGCTCTTTAAAATGAAGAATAAAATAAGACGGAGAATCCAGATAAAGACTATTGATCGTATAATATTTGTCGTCCGCGATCTCAGAGAAATGATCCATGTAGCAATAGGCTTCAACAAACCGGGATATAGGTTCGACCATATCGGGAGAGATCAGGTACTTTAACTCATACCGCTCTAAGTTTAAGGGCGAAACCTGAATGCTCATAAAAGGGCCTTCAACGACTTATCCAGATAGTTTTTCTCAGGCGAGTTATTTAAAACCTCAGACTCTAACAAATACTCCAGATACAAACTTAAGATTTCTTGTTGCTGATTTAATAGGTCTAGTTCCTCTTGCTGTTCAACGATTTTCCGCTCGATATTTGCCAATGGATCCAAACTGCTCGCTTGAATTTTACTGAGCTTCTGTGTGTCTTTATAAATTTCAATCAGATTTAAAACCTGCACCCGCAAAGTTTCTAGGCGATTCCCGGTCTCTTCAATATCGCGTTGTTTTAAGGCACGCTTTAAAATCAACTCGTTCTGTTTTTGTTTCGCCAGGTCGTCCGAGAAAAGAAATGGCAATTGCACCGTCACTTCAACTTCATAAGAAATATCATCATTCTTGCGGTTCTGACTGACATCCAATCCCTTAAACCATTGCTTTTCTCGTCCCTTAACAATGGTCAACTCTTGGCTGATCTGCTCGATTTCTTCGTTAGCTATTTTCTTTGTCAGTGAATCACCTTTGACGACAGTTTCTTTCAGGCTCTGCTCCACATGGTCGATGCTGATAAGGTTTAGATTGTCGAGATCTCCTTCTTTCCAAGAAGGCACCCATACTTGGATCTTCGTTTCTAGCATCTGTTTTTCCTGTTGCAACAAAGCCAAAGTGCGTTTGAGTTTCACCAGCTCACTGCGCGCCGAAACAAAAGACTTGGAAGTCACCCTGCCCGCACGCAACGACAAGGTCTGAGCCTGCACATTTCGTTCTGCAAGTTTGATCACTTCTTTTAATTTCTCGGACTTCTGACGGTTTAATTCATAAAGCAAAAGCGTGTTGTAACGGTTTTTCAAAGCCCATCCCAATGAGGTATTTCGAAGAAGCTTTTGCTCTGTCCCTTTAGGACGACCCGTCTTCCATTCCGGCCAGGATTTAAATTGAAACTTAAGACCTATTTTAGACTTGGTATCACCGTCATCATCTTCGGTTGAAACAAAACCGTCTACACTGCGCAAAGGATTTTTAGAATCCGTGGCCTGTACTTCTTCGAAAGACAGGTAAGTCTTATCGTTCCAGGCCGTTTTAAGAACCTGTTCTGGCGTAATAGCCAACGCCGAAGTAGCAAACAGCCAAGGAATCAAGAACATCATTGCTGCCCCTGAGCCGCCGCAAAAGGTATGGTAATGAACTTGCCACCTTTTTTATTGTCAAAAACTCCAAAGATCTGATGGTGGGAAGGTCCCAGTGAGATACCTTCTAACTTCTTCACATCGAACTCTTGCACCAACTCGGTCTGCGAGGTTTCCGGGTTGATTTTCCAGACCGCACTGCACTTTTCGCTCACACAAGAAGTTGAAATATAAATATGATCCTCGGTATGAATCATGTCCGAAAGATAAAGACTGGTTGTCTTATTCGGCAGTCGCAAGGGAAAGCGGTGGGCGACACTGACATTCTTTTCAAGAATACGACCCGTCTCAAAAAGGGCCTCGATATTTTTAACTTTTAAAATCAAGCCTTCACCAGCGAAGATCATTGGCCGTTTTAATGCTAAGTACAGGTCCCCGTCTTTAACAAAATGCCCTTCGACTTCAAGATCATTCAACTTTGTACCCTGACTCTGTCGGGCAATTTCTTGTAGGGTTGGATCTTTAGCAGCCGCTAAAGTCGGCAAAAGAGCTTTTCTTATATCCACTTGTTTATCTAAGGAAAACCGGATGCCATTGCGCTTAACCTTCACAAAAAGCTGACGCGCATCTTTAAGATTTTCTTTCTTCGTGGCCGAAAGCGAACTTAACAAATAGATATCGCTTCCTTCGGCAGAAATAGATTCGATGTCTTCCATTTTGTCCAATCCCTCGACGGGAAGCATTTGTTCCGCGACTTCACCTTTGGCATTCATCAACAGGATCCAAGGGTGATCGTCTGGATAGTCGTCAGAGATCATCGCAAACTGACGAATCTCGGGGATATAGGTCAACCCTGATATTTCAGGTTGAAACTGCTCGGTGATTCGCGCGGGAAAATAAATTTCTTCAAGGCTTTGAAAGCTGTCAGTTCCAATTTCAGCTTGTTCGGCCTGAGCCGTGCTGAACAAAGTAATACCCCAGGATTTTTTAACTGTTACCTTTTCCCCGACTAAAAAACCGTTGGCATTGGGAATCTTAATAACAACTTCACGTCCCCAGGCCGGAAGGGTTTGAATACGCATAACACGATCAGGAATCTGTACAATACGCGTTCCCACACTGACGACACGACCTTGAATCTTGTGGCCACTGGCAGAAACCACATCGACCAGCTGACCTACGTTGATCGTCGCATGAAGATTTTCATTCACATAGCCATTGATATAGCTAGGATTCACAGGAACCAGAGTTAAAAGTGGAGCAAATGCGGGAGCCTTTTCGCCGTTTTTAAAATTCACTGCTCCAACCGCACCATCTACTTCCGCAAAAACGAAAAGGTTGCGCAAGCGGTTCTCAATCAGATCCATTTCTTTTTTTGTATCGTTAAGATCCACTAGCAGTGGGTCCGCACCCTCGGGCATCTTCGCATAATCTTTTGTAAGATGAGAGATCTCTTGGCGTAATTTAAGCTCTGCCAGCAAACGGTCGTAGCGAGACCGAAGAATGCGCAATTGATTGTCCAATTCTTTTTGACCCAGCTCCAAAAGAAGGTCGCCTTTTTTCACAACTTGGCTAGGCATCACATGAATTTGCTTAATTTCGACAGCCGTATCAAAGTTGACTTGGAACTCTCGCGATTCTGCGATTCCCAAGATGCTGACAGTCTCTGAGTTTAGAACAAATCCAAAACTAAGTATGATGAGCACGGCCACACACCAGGTCGCGGCCAGGAACTTATTGTCCGAGCCTACAAAATCTTCCATAAAAGTCTTAAGAAATGAGCGTGCGGCTTTCATCATCACACCTCGATCACAGACTCTTGGTTCATAAAGTTCAATCCACGCACTGAATCCACTTTGCCAAGGTCTTCAATGAGCTGGGAAGACGTCGTTTGAGGTTTTAAGCGCACTTGATAGGAAAAATCCAAACGATCCCCTTGCCCCATTTCTCGGATCGTCGCCAATGCGAAGTGACGGCATTTGCCTTCAAGCACATTTTCAATCTGTCTTTGTTGTTCGGGGTTGCGTGCTAGGTTAAAGCGCAAAAGTCCGTCAAATTGTGGACCTGCTGCGAATGAAGACCCCTGCAGCACCAAAAGGGCAATTACAAAACAACCCGTCCCTAAGATCGCAATTCCATAGGCATGCACCCCGGACGCAAGGCCCACTGCCAGAGAGGCAAAGATGAAAAACATATCGCGCGGATCTTTGACATTGGTTCTAAAGCGCAACAAAGACAAAGCACCGATCATCCCAATACCACGGGCCACATTGTCGCCAATAGCCTGCATAGCGATCGCAATCACGATCGGCAGTAAGACTAAGCCATGCAGGAAGTTCAACGAATAGGACAGCCCTCGGAAAGTTTTAACGTAAATAACGGCCAAGACCGTACCTAATACAAAACTCAACAGGAATGCGTATACGATTGAGATCCACGTCGGATTTGAAAATGATGAATTCAGAATAGAAAAGTCCAACATATAAAGCCCCTAGAAAAACAGGCTTCATCCAAATCACTATTCGGGACAATCAAATTGAACGGAGTTTGTGGATAGACAAAGCAGTCTTACTGACTTGTAGATAAAGGACACCGACTTGCTTACTAAACAGAAAGGAGAATTGCGGAACTGACAGAAAACTTTTAGAAACGATAACCTAATTTTCCCGAATAAACCGAATCCGCGTAACGATCGATTTGCAGAGCTAAAAAGAATTTCGCGATATCGACATTGATACCAAACACCGTGTGATTTTCGACGATGTCCTCTTCAACGGTATTCTGGTCATCAGTGATCCCATCGGTGCCACCGATAAAAGTCCCAATCGCACGAACACGGCCACCACCAAAATAGATTGCGACATTATTCATTGCGACGGAAGCAATCAGATCTGCCCCGAGAGTTTTCACGTTAATCAAATTTGAAAAATTCGCGCCCCCGCCTGAAATCATCGCCGTCAATGTCAGAGGAAAAAAAGGTGCCTCATAAAAACCCCAACGCACTTGTCCACCGAACGTTTGAATTCCATCACCTAAAGCCGGAGTGAAGTACACATGCGTGTCGACGTTATAGTAAAGGCCTTTTCCAAACGTCAGCGTGAGGTAGTTGATCTCTCCCGTGTCCGTAGTTTCTGACCCCAAAGTCGCCAAATCCTCCGTAGGAATATACTCCGACGCAATTCCAACCTCGATACCGGAGTAACCGCCGAGTGGATAAGGATTATCCAAAATTTTTGAAGCCGAACCAAACCCCAGAATTTCAAGCGCGCGAACACGATCTCCTGAACTGAGGTTTTTAGGTAAATCATAAGAAGCACTCGCCGACCAAGTGGTGAAGATTGTCAGAATGAAAATAAGACGGCTTAAACGCATAATATCCCTAGGACTCAAAGTTCTAGGGATATTCTTGTCAGAAAATGGAATGCTGTCCAGTTTTAAAGAGAAGCGACTGCAGTTTGCAATTGCCCTAGGCCCGTAGCCGCTAAATTAGCGATCGTCGCATCCGAACTTTGCGCAAGTTGTTGAAACAAAGGTACGAATTGAGAGTAACCTGCCACCGCATTTGTCGTTACATCTCCGCGCGAGTTGCGTGGATCCGTGTTTGGCGTTACGCCACCCTTTGCACTTTGATAGCCCTCAATAACAACCTGCAACGCGGCTTCCACTACCGAAGAGTCGTTAGATTGCAAAACAGATTTCAAAATACCCAAGCGCGCTGTGACCGCGTAACCCGCAAGATATTTATCGGCTTTCGATTTCAGTTCAGGCGTCATTTGCTCATAATACTTCGCTGTGACCGCAAAACTTCTAGAGTTATAAAGGGATTTAACTGCCTCAAGACCCAACGCCTGCGTTTCCGCTTTATTGGAACTGTAAAGATCTGCGACTATAGAATAAAAGATACTTTCGCTCACTTCACTACGGCTGAATGCAGCGACAAGTTGAGCGACATTTTCAGCGGTAGGTTGTGCTCTTAAACGAGCTTGCCACTGGTCGCCCGTTAAAGTTTCTTTGTCAGCACCCGTTTGTTCATTCTTAGGATTGTTGTTTCCTGAGTTATCCACAAATTGTTGCCCCGAGCCCGTACCGGAATTCATGAATCCGTCGTCGCCAAATCCTGTCGGTTCATCCGCACCCACGATTTGAACGTCAACAGTCTTTTTTGGAGTTTCGTCTGCTTTTTTCTTAGCTTCAGCTTTCTTTTGCGCAACTGGTTTCACTGGAACTGCAGCATTTTTAGCATCGGCCGTCTTTTTTGCGTCTTCTTTTTTCTTTGCATAAGGATTTACGTATTTACGAGAGATCTCGCGGTCGCCCAAGTCAAAAAGAGCTGCCAAAAATGACGTCTTAGGACGTGGCATTTCATAAATCACTTCCAGCTCTGCAATCGCTGATTGAACAGGGGTTTTTAGAACGTAACCTAGAGCTCCCACCATCACGATGGACAACCCGATAATCGCCGTTTCTAGTTTATTGTCTTTGAAGCCCATTGTAGCCTCCTGTTCTTACTTGGTAGTAAGAGCAGCGCTTGTGCCACCTAGGCTCGCATATAGGGAACTTGGCATAGATCAGTCTGAGACAGAGACGTGCAGCGCGCACCCCTGTCAAAGAATCAGGCAATCTCAAAATGAGACAGGACTAAGTGCTACCTGGACAGAAACCAGGACGAGGCCCTATAGAGGGAAATCCACGACAGGTATCGGGACGTTTTTCATAGACTGTACAAAGACGGGTTTTTGAATCTAAAAACCAGCAGTCGCGATTGGCTTTTTGCGAGAGCATAAAGAACTCAGTCCCTTGACGGTACGAGGTGATATAGCCCTCTTTCATTAAACGTTTTGCTAATTTTTTGATGGAGCCCGCGGCCTCATCTTCTGTCGTCAGACCTAAACGAATCAGGTCTGAAATTTTGATTTCCACAGGCATAGTGCAACAGCCGCCCCAGCAGCCTTTGCACATATCAGTGCGATAGGATTTCCAAGTTGAGGGGCGATCGACATCAGGACGTTTCATTTGAAAACTAAGGGATTCTTTTTCTAACCAGTTTGCTGTTGTATTTCGCTGATGGGTCAGCGGATTGAAGTAATACAACACTGTACCCACGAGTGTAAAGCTCGCGCAAGAATGTCGGCATGATTTCAGCCGTTTTCCTTTGGATGTCATGGAAAAGAATAATGCCGCGTCCTTTCGCTTCTACCTGGCTCAAGGTGTTGCGAAGAACATAGTCATTGGATTGAGCTTTCCAGTCTTCACTATCAATCACCCACGCAAAGTCCGCTGTTGAACTAGATTTTAAAAAGTTTCTCAGCTCTGGAGAGCCCTCGGCATAAGGGAAACGGAAGAAAGGATCAATCCATCCCAAAACGTCATAAATCGCCTGGTGACCTTTACGAATCTCTTCAACGGCTTCACTGAACGTGAAGTTACGCCCGTGCATCTTTCTGCACGCATTGCTATTGCCAATACAGCTATGTGCTTCTGTGTGCGAACCGATACCATGGCCTTGAGAAGCTACAAGCTTCAAAGTTTCAGGATTCAAACGAGAGTTCTTACCCAAAGCAAAGAAGATAGCCTTTGCATTCACTTCATTTAACGAACGCAAGATGGAAGGCGTGTAGATGTTGTTAGGACCGTCATCAAAAGTCAAAATCACTTCTTTACGGGCCGTATCACCGTATGTTGCGTAGTACCCATTGGAAGTATCGCGTTTCTGAACATTCGTAGGAAATTTGAAGTTGTTCGTCGTGCGCGCAGGAACCAGAGCATTTACGCTTACAGACATCTTCTGTCTTTCTGCCGCAAAATAATTTTCGATATTTCCAAGAAGATCTTGTTTGCAGTCCTTAAGCAAAGCTTGGTTCTGCTCATCGCGAATTTCATTTTCAAAAAGAGTCAAAGATTGTGAATCCAATTGCGAAAGACTTTCGCAGATTTCTTTCGGCAAGCCATCGCGAGACTTGCCGCCATTGGATTCACGCCATTCTTCAAATAGAGCTTCAGGATTTGCTTCGGATTGTTCCCACTCTAGGTGAGACTTCGCCTCTTGATTATCCGTGACTGCTTGTTGCACTTTTCTGTTAACACTATTTCCGCAACCTACAAGAGTCCCCGCCAAACCAATCGCAAGCGTAGTAACAATCCAATTTTTCATCGCACATCCCTACTGTGAAACGTCTGTTCCCTGTCCCACATTGACGACATTCCAAGCGATCTTTTGCGGATCTTCCGGTTTGTCAGCCTCTTCGGGTTTGGGCTCAGGCTTTTTCAGACTGAATTTAATTTTAGAGTTTTCGATAATGACACGTGGGTCGGCAGAGTGGTTATCAAAGATAACCAAGTTGCGCGAAGCCTGTGCTGTAACCACATGTGGATTCCAAAGGTATTTAAAGTAAATCACCAAAGATCCCACAAACTGGCTTAACAACAAAGACAACAAACCCAAACTCAAAAGGCCGATCTGCGGCAACGTATTTTCCCAACGGGCGCGCTCTAAAACTTCAAAACGCGTATCGATAGAAAGCTTTTGTGCCTCAAGCTTCGCAAGATTTGTCGTCAACTCTTTGTAACGAGCAAATTCAAGCTCAGATTTCTTTTTAAGATCGTCGACCATTTGCGCGGCAAACGGCAACTCTTTAGCGTCCCTTTTCAAACGATCAATCGAGGATTGAACCTGACCCAACTTCGTTTGCAGGATGCTATTTTCAATGCGCAAGGCTTCGATTTTACCGCCGACACCGTAAAGAGCGGACTCACGCTGACTTGAACGGCCTCGTTGAAGGTATTCAATCATTTTGTTGTTCTCGGCCATCTTCAACTTGATTTCGTTAGAGCGAACTAAAAGATCCGAGATGTAGTCGCCCATTTTGTCTTTAGAAGCTAAAGGTAAAAGAGCGCCTTCTTTGTTCTGCATTTCAGCGAGCTGTTTGCTTAATTGCACCAGCTTTTGATCTGCATCGACTTTTTGTTTTGCCATGAAGTCTTCAACACGAGCGATTTCATTCATCTCGCGCTTTTTCAGAATCTCTGCCGCTAGCTCAGAAGCGGAATTAGATAAGAACAACGACATAGCTTTGATCGGCGTCACTGCGGACACGCGAATTTCAAAATCCGAATCGATATTGATCTTCGTCCAACTGTCCAATCTTTGGAGGACTTGAACACGTTTTTCAGGCTTATCTAAATCACCAAGATAATTGGTTTTAAGAATATCGTAGCCGTTACGCTCTTCCATCGTAATAAGAGGGCTGTTGCCACGAACTTGAATTCGCTGCAGAAGAGCCTCATAAAACTCACGGGTTTTAAGATACTCGATATGCTTAGAAAGCAAACTGCTGCCTTTTTTAGATTCCTGAACTGACTTCGACAAACCGAAAAATTGGTTTGAGAATGCCTGCAATGATGAGTTCTGCGAATCGTTAATAACAATTGTCGAAGACGCGACAAAAGGAATCTTAACAACGTAAACAAGAACCGCTACCGCAAATAGTCCTGCGGTAAACAAAGCAAA
This window contains:
- a CDS encoding biotin/lipoyl-binding protein, which codes for MMKAARSFLKTFMEDFVGSDNKFLAATWCVAVLIILSFGFVLNSETVSILGIAESREFQVNFDTAVEIKQIHVMPSQVVKKGDLLLELGQKELDNQLRILRSRYDRLLAELKLRQEISHLTKDYAKMPEGADPLLVDLNDTKKEMDLIENRLRNLFVFAEVDGAVGAVNFKNGEKAPAFAPLLTLVPVNPSYINGYVNENLHATINVGQLVDVVSASGHKIQGRVVSVGTRIVQIPDRVMRIQTLPAWGREVVIKIPNANGFLVGEKVTVKKSWGITLFSTAQAEQAEIGTDSFQSLEEIYFPARITEQFQPEISGLTYIPEIRQFAMISDDYPDDHPWILLMNAKGEVAEQMLPVEGLDKMEDIESISAEGSDIYLLSSLSATKKENLKDARQLFVKVKRNGIRFSLDKQVDIRKALLPTLAAAKDPTLQEIARQSQGTKLNDLEVEGHFVKDGDLYLALKRPMIFAGEGLILKVKNIEALFETGRILEKNVSVAHRFPLRLPNKTTSLYLSDMIHTEDHIYISTSCVSEKCSAVWKINPETSQTELVQEFDVKKLEGISLGPSHHQIFGVFDNKKGGKFITIPFAAAQGQQ
- a CDS encoding polysaccharide deacetylase family protein encodes the protein MKNWIVTTLAIGLAGTLVGCGNSVNRKVQQAVTDNQEAKSHLEWEQSEANPEALFEEWRESNGGKSRDGLPKEICESLSQLDSQSLTLFENEIRDEQNQALLKDCKQDLLGNIENYFAAERQKMSVSVNALVPARTTNNFKFPTNVQKRDTSNGYYATYGDTARKEVILTFDDGPNNIYTPSILRSLNEVNAKAIFFALGKNSRLNPETLKLVASQGHGIGSHTEAHSCIGNSNACRKMHGRNFTFSEAVEEIRKGHQAIYDVLGWIDPFFRFPYAEGSPELRNFLKSSSTADFAWVIDSEDWKAQSNDYVLRNTLSQVEAKGRGIILFHDIQRKTAEIMPTFLRELYTRGYSVVLLQSADPSAKYNSKLVRKRIP
- a CDS encoding YkgJ family cysteine cluster protein, with protein sequence MKRPDVDRPSTWKSYRTDMCKGCWGGCCTMPVEIKISDLIRLGLTTEDEAAGSIKKLAKRLMKEGYITSYRQGTEFFMLSQKANRDCWFLDSKTRLCTVYEKRPDTCRGFPSIGPRPGFCPGST
- a CDS encoding DUF4956 domain-containing protein; its protein translation is MLDFSILNSSFSNPTWISIVYAFLLSFVLGTVLAVIYVKTFRGLSYSLNFLHGLVLLPIVIAIAMQAIGDNVARGIGMIGALSLLRFRTNVKDPRDMFFIFASLAVGLASGVHAYGIAILGTGCFVIALLVLQGSSFAAGPQFDGLLRFNLARNPEQQRQIENVLEGKCRHFALATIREMGQGDRLDFSYQVRLKPQTTSSQLIEDLGKVDSVRGLNFMNQESVIEV
- a CDS encoding polyphosphate polymerase domain-containing protein; this encodes MSIQVSPLNLERYELKYLISPDMVEPISRFVEAYCYMDHFSEIADDKYYTINSLYLDSPSYFILHFKERANAFSFNMRIRSYGAGTAPPYFFEVKYKVREFVKKKRAKVSIPNWSDILEYDTIPENVEEGSKGNLEDFLRQKITYNVGPVILTQYRRKAYISHVDDYARVTFDRDLRFHEANTWTVTPNEKLLSHYDHPESFEEPGKCVVLELKCEKKIPLWMIDLIRKFGLVGGSFSKFGNSMATHLGIPDVVSSGILYR